The Streptomyces sp. HUAS CB01 genome has a segment encoding these proteins:
- a CDS encoding AAA family ATPase has product MIITLAVENYRSLRKLIVPLGRLTVVTGANGTGKSSLYRALRLLADTSRGGAVAALAREGGLPSTLWAGPENIGRAVKEGRHPLQGTVRSGPVSVRLGFAGDDFGYAVDFGHPVPVNNGSTPSLFNLDPEIKREATWAGPVLRPAALLSDRSGPAVRTRTANGDWHRSTGRLRPYDSMLSEFADPQLAPDLLSMRERIRSWRFYDHVRTDAEAPARSARIGTRTPVMSADGSDLPAALQTIRETGDAETLDEAVDAAFPGSRIAVASRDGRFALQLHQKGLLRPLEAAELSDGTLRYLLWVAALLTPRPPSLMVLNEPEASLHPDLLAPLADLIVTASRDTQTLVVTHATPLADALDAGGRRRRRDLRKVELVKEWGETKVAGREGPLDEPLWYWPKR; this is encoded by the coding sequence ATGATCATCACCCTGGCGGTTGAGAACTACCGTTCACTGCGCAAACTGATCGTCCCCCTCGGCCGGCTGACCGTGGTGACCGGCGCCAACGGAACGGGAAAATCCAGCCTCTACCGCGCCCTGCGGCTGCTCGCCGACACGTCCCGCGGCGGAGCCGTCGCGGCCCTCGCCCGGGAGGGCGGGCTGCCCTCCACGCTCTGGGCCGGACCCGAGAACATCGGTCGCGCCGTGAAGGAAGGCCGCCACCCCCTGCAGGGCACGGTACGGAGCGGACCCGTCAGCGTCCGCCTCGGCTTCGCCGGCGACGACTTCGGGTACGCCGTCGACTTCGGCCACCCGGTCCCCGTGAACAACGGCTCGACGCCGTCGCTGTTCAACCTCGACCCGGAGATCAAACGGGAAGCGACCTGGGCGGGGCCGGTGCTGCGGCCGGCCGCCCTGCTCTCGGACCGGTCCGGTCCGGCCGTCCGGACCCGCACCGCGAACGGCGACTGGCACCGCAGCACGGGTCGGCTGCGCCCCTACGACTCCATGCTCAGCGAGTTCGCCGACCCCCAGCTGGCCCCGGACCTGCTGAGCATGCGCGAACGCATCCGGTCCTGGCGCTTCTACGACCACGTCCGCACCGACGCCGAGGCCCCGGCACGCTCGGCCCGCATCGGCACGCGCACGCCCGTCATGTCCGCCGACGGCTCCGACCTGCCGGCGGCACTGCAGACCATCCGGGAGACCGGTGACGCCGAGACCCTGGACGAGGCCGTCGACGCCGCCTTCCCCGGCAGCCGGATCGCCGTCGCCTCACGCGACGGCCGCTTCGCACTGCAACTGCACCAGAAGGGACTCCTGCGACCCCTCGAGGCCGCCGAACTGTCCGACGGAACACTGCGCTATCTGCTGTGGGTCGCGGCACTGCTCACCCCGCGCCCGCCGTCGCTCATGGTGCTCAACGAGCCCGAGGCCAGCCTGCACCCCGATCTGCTCGCACCCCTCGCGGACCTGATCGTGACGGCGAGCCGGGACACCCAGACCCTCGTCGTCACCCACGCCACGCCCCTGGCGGACGCGCTCGACGCGGGCGGCCGCCGCCGCAGGAGGGACCTGCGGAAGGTCGAACTGGTCAAGGAGTGGGGCGAGACGAAGGTCGCGGGCCGGGAGGGCCCTCTGGACGAGCCGCTCTGGTACTGGCCCAAGCGCTAG
- a CDS encoding acetate--CoA ligase family protein: protein MLGSTHGTLTTDLRARVVACGQQTGAAVHGVTAAEGDLDVSGRPLYAPVPDLDRFFRPEAVAVVGASDADGRPNTGITRQLIAWAARVGARLHPVHPTRTAVFGLPCVPSVAELPEPVDLAVLLVGDPLPVIEELGQAKVKFAVAFASGFAETGEAGADAQRRLAAAVERSGLRLLGPNTNLNAFERFRDDLEGPAIALITQSGHQGRPVFTMQELGVRLSHWAPTGNEADLETSDFISYFAGRPEVGAIACYVEGLKDGRSFLLAADRAARSRVPVVAVKVGRTEAGARTAASHTGKLTGADQVVDAAMRQYGVIRVDGLDELQDTAALLARARRPAADGVVVYSISGGTGAHFADLATAAGLRLPQLSAARQAELHEWIPDYLNVANPVDNGGHPVGDWRGRKIIDAILADPAVGVLICPITGPFPPMSDKLAQDLVDAAEATDKLVCVVWGSPVGTEEAYRTTLLGSSRVATFRTFGNCITAVRAYFDHHRFTTGYRSPFDEAPRTLSPSFRKAQALLRPGHRLSEHAAKQLLRAYGIRVPREQLVTSAAAAVRAAGLVGYPVVMKASAPQLAHKTELGLVKIGLTSASQVRDTYRELTDIARYEGVDLDGVLVCQMVERGVEMVVGVTQDELFGPTVTVGLGGVLVEVLRDVAVRVPPFGEDQARAMLAELRGRALLDGVRGGPPVDVDALVEVVLRVQRMALELGGDLSELDINPLMVLPRGQGAVALDALAVCR from the coding sequence ATGCTTGGATCAACCCACGGCACCTTGACCACCGACCTCCGCGCCCGAGTGGTGGCCTGCGGGCAGCAGACCGGGGCAGCCGTCCACGGCGTCACCGCGGCCGAGGGCGACCTCGACGTCAGCGGCCGTCCGCTGTACGCGCCCGTACCCGACCTCGACCGCTTCTTCCGGCCCGAGGCGGTCGCCGTCGTGGGCGCCTCCGACGCCGACGGCCGGCCCAACACCGGCATCACCCGGCAGCTGATCGCCTGGGCCGCGCGGGTCGGGGCGAGACTGCACCCGGTCCATCCGACCCGTACCGCCGTCTTCGGGCTGCCCTGCGTGCCGTCCGTCGCGGAACTGCCCGAGCCGGTGGACCTCGCCGTCCTGCTCGTCGGCGATCCGCTGCCCGTGATCGAGGAACTCGGCCAGGCGAAGGTGAAGTTCGCCGTCGCCTTCGCCTCCGGGTTCGCCGAGACCGGCGAGGCCGGCGCCGACGCCCAGCGGCGGCTCGCGGCGGCCGTGGAACGGTCCGGGCTGCGGTTGCTCGGCCCGAACACCAACCTCAACGCCTTCGAGCGGTTCCGCGACGACCTCGAAGGGCCCGCCATCGCGCTGATCACCCAGTCCGGACACCAGGGCCGCCCGGTCTTCACCATGCAGGAACTCGGCGTACGGCTCTCCCACTGGGCGCCGACGGGCAACGAGGCAGACCTGGAGACCTCGGACTTCATCTCGTACTTCGCCGGACGGCCCGAGGTCGGGGCGATCGCCTGCTACGTGGAGGGCCTCAAGGACGGCCGCTCCTTCCTGCTCGCAGCGGACCGGGCCGCCCGCAGCCGCGTCCCGGTCGTCGCGGTGAAGGTGGGCCGCACCGAGGCGGGCGCCCGGACGGCCGCCTCGCACACCGGCAAGCTCACGGGGGCCGACCAGGTCGTGGACGCGGCGATGCGCCAGTACGGGGTGATCCGCGTCGACGGGCTCGACGAACTCCAGGACACCGCCGCCCTGCTGGCCCGGGCCCGCCGGCCCGCCGCCGACGGTGTCGTCGTCTACTCGATCTCCGGCGGGACCGGCGCGCACTTCGCGGACCTCGCCACCGCCGCCGGGCTGCGGCTGCCCCAGCTGTCCGCGGCACGCCAGGCCGAACTGCACGAGTGGATACCGGACTACCTGAACGTCGCGAACCCCGTCGACAACGGCGGGCACCCCGTCGGCGACTGGCGCGGCCGGAAGATCATCGACGCGATCCTCGCCGACCCCGCCGTCGGCGTGCTGATCTGCCCGATCACCGGCCCCTTCCCGCCCATGAGCGACAAGCTCGCCCAGGACCTGGTGGACGCCGCGGAGGCCACGGACAAGCTGGTGTGCGTGGTGTGGGGTTCACCGGTCGGGACGGAGGAGGCGTACCGGACGACGCTGCTCGGCTCGTCCCGGGTCGCGACCTTCCGCACGTTCGGCAACTGCATCACGGCCGTCCGGGCGTACTTCGACCACCACCGCTTCACCACCGGCTACCGCTCCCCCTTCGACGAGGCGCCCCGCACCCTGTCCCCCTCCTTCCGCAAGGCACAGGCGCTGCTCCGGCCCGGCCACCGGCTCAGCGAGCACGCGGCGAAGCAGCTGCTGCGCGCGTACGGGATCCGCGTGCCGCGCGAGCAGCTGGTGACCAGCGCGGCGGCCGCCGTGCGGGCGGCGGGGCTGGTCGGCTACCCGGTGGTGATGAAGGCGTCCGCGCCGCAGCTCGCGCACAAGACGGAGCTGGGCCTGGTCAAGATCGGGCTGACCTCGGCCAGCCAGGTCCGTGACACCTACCGGGAACTGACCGACATCGCCCGTTACGAGGGGGTGGACCTGGACGGCGTCCTCGTCTGCCAGATGGTCGAGCGCGGAGTCGAGATGGTCGTCGGTGTCACGCAGGACGAGCTGTTCGGGCCGACGGTGACGGTCGGTCTCGGCGGGGTGCTCGTGGAAGTGCTGCGGGACGTCGCGGTAAGGGTCCCGCCGTTCGGCGAGGACCAGGCCCGCGCCATGCTCGCCGAGCTGCGCGGCCGGGCCCTGCTGGACGGGGTCAGGGGCGGGCCGCCCGTGGACGTGGACGCGCTCGTCGAGGTCGTCCTGCGGGTCCAGCGGATGGCGCTGGAGCTCGGCGGGGACCTCTCCGAGCTGGACATCAACCCCCTGATGGTCCTGCCGCGCGGGCAGGGCGCGGTGGCCCTGGACGCGCTGGCGGTGTGCCGGTGA